TAATCCCAGATAAAAAGTCAGGAAAATACATATTTGTCAACAAACTTCCAATGGAAGATTATCTTTTAGGTGTAGTCGCAGCCGAAATGCCTTCCGGTTGGCATTTGGAAGCTCTCAAGTCGCAAGCAGTTGCCGCTAGAACGTATGCGGTAGACTCGATATTAGCCTCTCCCTATAGTACATACCATGTGGAATCAACGACACAATCTCAAGTATATGGTGGAATAAAAAGAGAAACTGTTCGTTCGAACCAAGCAGTAAGAGAAACAAAAGGAGAGATTTTACTTTACAAAGACAGACCAGCGAGAACTTTTTATCACAGTAATTCCGGTGGCATAACAGAGTCACCAGAATTCGTTTGGGGATACACTGGATTAAACTATCTACTAGTTGTAGAGTCTCCTCATTGTAAAGCGGCTACTAACTTTGAGTGGAAAATTAATTTAACACGCGCCGAAATGCAAGAAAAATTAAAATCTTTAGAATTGGAAGAAATCAAAAATATAAAAGTTACTGAATCCACTCCATCAGGCAGAGCCAAATTAATAGAAATCGAAGGAAAAGAAAAAACAATCTCAATGAATGCAGTTGAATTTAGAAGAGCCATCGGACAAATTTTAATGCGATCGTTATTATTTGAAATTGAACTTCAGGAAGATGTTTTCAGGATCACTGGTAGGGGATTTGGACACGGAGTGGGAATGAGTCAGTGGGGAAGTAAAGGAATGGCAGAAAAGGATTACGATTATAAAGATATATTAGCATATTACTATAAAGGCACTGAGCTTGTTATTATTGAACAATGAATTTCTATTGTATCAAATCTCATAATTAATATGATAATAGTATCCGAAGCATTAGAATCCATTCTAAAGAATACAATTCCAACAAACAAGGTCATTCGAAAACCTCTGATTGAAACGATAGGTTTTATTCTTGCAGAAAATATAGTAGCTGATAGGGATTATCCTCCGTTTCCTAGAGCTACAATGGATGGATATGCAGTTATCGAAAAAGATCTAATTGACAATAAAGAATTTACGGTCATAGGTGAAATTTTTGCAGGAGATACTTGGGATTATCCAGATGAAATTCCTCCGAATTCTTGTATAAAAATTATGACAGGAGCTTCGGTTCCGAATATTTTTGATACAATCATTAAAGTAGAAGATACAAAATCACAAAATAAAATAGTTCAAATAGAAACAGAAAATTTTTTTAAAGGAATGAATATTGCGAAACAAGGAGAAGACTCTAGACAAGGATCTATTTTAGTTTCTACTGGTTTAGTTATTGACACTTCGATTGTTACGATTGCGGCTTCGACTGGTTACACAGATTTATCGATTTACTCTCCACCGATTATAAGTATTCTATCAACGGGTAATGAAGTGTTGCCGGAAGGAATTTTTCCCCTTCCGCATCAAATACGAGATTCAAATTCATTTACACTCAGGGCAATGCTTCAAAAATTTCGAATAAACCCTTTGCGTGTATGGAATCTACCCGATGATCCGGAAGTTCTACGAACTAAATTCATCGAATGTTTCGATTCTGATATTTGTATTATAACAGGCGGAGTTTCTGCGGGTGACGCGGATTACATCCCAGCTACACTAAAAAATTTAGGAGTAGAGGAAATTTTTCATAAAGTACAAATTCGTCCAGGAAAACCCATCTGGTTCGGAAAAAAAGATAACACTCTATTTTTCGGACTCCCCGGAAATCCAGTTTCCGCTAGAGTTACATTTAAAATATTTGTAGAGCCATGCATTCGAAAATTCCTAAACCTTTCTAAACCCAAATCTTTTTTTCTACCACTCCTTATTGCCCGAAAAAAGAAACATAATTTGGAAGAATACTTTCGTGTTAAAATTGTGAATCAGGATAATCAATCTTATCTCCAAGAAATTCCAAACAATGGAAGTGGAGATTTTATTGGAAGTCTAGGCTCAGACGGATTAGCCATTCAGAATGCGAATAATAAAGAGTTACCTGAAAAAACTTTTGTAGAATTTTTAGAATGGTAATTTTTTTTCGTTCTGAATCAGAAACACTAAGTGTCCGCAGAACAGTGTTCTAAGATATGTGAAGAGTGGGTAGCGAGTATTATCCTTTTGCTAACAGCTCGCTACCACGGATGATAGACTTTCTACTTCTAGAGATTCCCGATTACGGATTTCGGGAATGACAAATACAAGTCTCCCAGAAA
This sequence is a window from Leptospiraceae bacterium. Protein-coding genes within it:
- a CDS encoding SpoIID/LytB domain-containing protein: MNKDIFKTIKVNLGKFDIPLEIKSSGKIYQEMPDPQEFDSIYFFKPSEMREKIKLSFGNGEFIFKDLPYRGELEIIPDKKSGKYIFVNKLPMEDYLLGVVAAEMPSGWHLEALKSQAVAARTYAVDSILASPYSTYHVESTTQSQVYGGIKRETVRSNQAVRETKGEILLYKDRPARTFYHSNSGGITESPEFVWGYTGLNYLLVVESPHCKAATNFEWKINLTRAEMQEKLKSLELEEIKNIKVTESTPSGRAKLIEIEGKEKTISMNAVEFRRAIGQILMRSLLFEIELQEDVFRITGRGFGHGVGMSQWGSKGMAEKDYDYKDILAYYYKGTELVIIEQ
- a CDS encoding molybdopterin molybdotransferase MoeA encodes the protein MIIVSEALESILKNTIPTNKVIRKPLIETIGFILAENIVADRDYPPFPRATMDGYAVIEKDLIDNKEFTVIGEIFAGDTWDYPDEIPPNSCIKIMTGASVPNIFDTIIKVEDTKSQNKIVQIETENFFKGMNIAKQGEDSRQGSILVSTGLVIDTSIVTIAASTGYTDLSIYSPPIISILSTGNEVLPEGIFPLPHQIRDSNSFTLRAMLQKFRINPLRVWNLPDDPEVLRTKFIECFDSDICIITGGVSAGDADYIPATLKNLGVEEIFHKVQIRPGKPIWFGKKDNTLFFGLPGNPVSARVTFKIFVEPCIRKFLNLSKPKSFFLPLLIARKKKHNLEEYFRVKIVNQDNQSYLQEIPNNGSGDFIGSLGSDGLAIQNANNKELPEKTFVEFLEW